A single region of the Bdellovibrio sp. GT3 genome encodes:
- a CDS encoding POTRA domain-containing protein, which produces MIRASSLTLSILLLIQTTPAFGKGLDISSLPEKMQAELVQRYPAIKKDFIPLSLIDDVLRYLQPQPLFDRVMVTERTAGTYKLEYVVARRIGEINISGNDFFSNSAVLSIFTVKSGNVFDQQELAELGEKLRLAYKDQGFFNAVIDIEMPPGKGENVDIHLKVTENKRTVIHNLIVQSPNHALNKAMVDKLDSSLDEPLTEKNLSDLMKSARSFLNSKRFVRADFIGPKIEYNSDESEATLTYRVERPESFKFEYEGAEILSRGNLKDALDLDNFYSANPNIGNELSAKLRAYYLSEGHARAEVSSREEEDGSPFQRKIIFNIEEGPKVKIQGINITGKFSRDPQHYADIIKNYSSPIVSKGYYNKDDIDAGLKNLVLALQNEGYLQAKVTSSRLTYNKEKDKVTLYVNMDEGPMTLMQSVSFLGNQAYPSDELLKVTGLKPGPLRLNQIEQAVKNIKDFYHNNAYIEMLLLNEREDLVSYDETNTKATLNFKIFEGPQVRAASIVLEGNTFTRDSVLYQELEIRQGELITPKKLEDSISQLQRTGLFNTVDVRTLEEKTNIADRTVIVRISEREPGTFNIGAGVTNERKLTLRGYTGIAYRNLMGTGRGVSLRLEGNYNIADVKYLEHKVVAGYLEPYLFGSHIRGRVNITLSSQITDYNFKQVTDLNQYTYTIEKDLTPKILGTWDIYSLAQVKDSGLDDTYPYPPERQDIVTTGPNIDFDFRDNPFNPTAGTFTRINAEYSDPAFGGTETINYWRAVAAITFYNRIGTAQKQPIIWANNFRGGYLKNLSEMPDTSTRQNGVPWDKKGFSLGGISTVRGYEAGSEYFPNNNDLGIAGTNRKYYLTTDSTMGLIKSELRFPVYDALGGAVFYDGGIVQIQGLDINEPYRASTGFGIRYNTPVGPLSVDMAWKLNMQPGEEPWRVHISIGTF; this is translated from the coding sequence ATGATTCGAGCTTCCTCTCTGACTCTGTCAATTCTGCTTTTGATCCAGACAACCCCTGCATTTGGGAAGGGATTGGATATTTCAAGTCTTCCTGAAAAAATGCAAGCGGAACTGGTACAGCGTTATCCGGCTATCAAAAAGGATTTTATTCCTTTAAGTCTGATCGACGATGTTCTTAGATACCTGCAGCCTCAGCCTTTGTTTGATCGTGTGATGGTGACGGAAAGAACTGCCGGAACTTACAAACTGGAATACGTGGTGGCCCGCAGGATTGGAGAAATCAATATCTCCGGGAATGACTTTTTCTCGAACTCTGCAGTTTTGTCCATTTTTACCGTCAAGTCCGGAAACGTTTTTGATCAGCAGGAACTGGCTGAACTGGGTGAAAAGCTGCGCCTGGCTTACAAAGATCAGGGCTTTTTCAATGCTGTCATCGATATTGAAATGCCTCCGGGCAAGGGAGAGAACGTCGATATTCATTTGAAGGTGACTGAAAACAAGCGCACCGTCATCCATAACTTAATTGTACAAAGCCCCAACCACGCCCTGAATAAGGCCATGGTCGACAAGCTGGATTCCAGCCTGGATGAACCTTTGACGGAAAAAAATCTGTCAGATCTTATGAAGTCCGCCCGTTCATTCCTGAATAGCAAACGCTTTGTCCGTGCTGACTTTATCGGACCCAAAATTGAATATAATTCTGACGAATCCGAAGCCACCCTGACATATCGTGTGGAGCGTCCAGAATCATTTAAATTTGAATATGAGGGCGCTGAAATCCTCAGTCGCGGAAATTTGAAAGATGCCCTTGATCTGGATAATTTCTATTCTGCCAATCCTAATATCGGCAATGAACTTTCCGCCAAACTTCGTGCTTACTATCTTTCTGAAGGACATGCCCGCGCCGAAGTCAGCAGCCGCGAAGAGGAAGACGGCAGCCCTTTTCAGCGTAAGATTATTTTCAATATTGAAGAAGGCCCAAAAGTAAAAATTCAGGGCATCAATATAACCGGCAAGTTCAGTCGTGATCCCCAACACTATGCGGATATCATCAAAAACTACAGCTCCCCGATTGTTTCAAAGGGCTACTATAATAAAGACGATATCGACGCGGGCTTAAAGAATTTGGTTCTGGCACTGCAAAACGAAGGTTACCTGCAGGCGAAAGTCACTTCCAGCCGCCTGACCTACAATAAGGAAAAAGACAAAGTCACCCTGTATGTGAATATGGACGAGGGGCCTATGACGCTGATGCAGTCCGTGTCTTTCCTGGGAAATCAGGCTTATCCAAGTGATGAACTATTGAAAGTCACAGGCCTGAAACCAGGTCCACTGCGCCTGAATCAAATCGAACAAGCAGTGAAAAACATCAAAGATTTCTACCATAACAATGCTTATATCGAGATGCTTTTGCTGAACGAAAGGGAAGACCTGGTCTCTTACGACGAGACCAACACCAAAGCTACTCTGAACTTTAAAATCTTTGAGGGACCTCAGGTCCGCGCTGCCTCCATCGTTTTGGAAGGCAATACTTTCACTCGCGACTCTGTTCTGTATCAGGAATTGGAAATCCGCCAGGGTGAGTTGATCACGCCAAAGAAACTGGAAGACTCGATATCTCAGCTGCAAAGAACCGGTTTGTTTAATACCGTGGACGTCAGAACACTGGAAGAAAAAACCAACATCGCAGATCGTACAGTGATTGTTCGTATCTCTGAGCGTGAACCCGGAACATTTAATATCGGTGCCGGTGTTACCAATGAACGAAAACTGACGTTGCGAGGATATACCGGGATTGCCTACCGCAATTTGATGGGCACGGGGCGCGGGGTCTCCTTGCGCCTTGAGGGTAATTATAATATCGCAGACGTTAAATATCTTGAGCACAAAGTGGTTGCTGGTTACTTAGAGCCTTATTTGTTCGGCTCCCACATCCGCGGTCGCGTGAATATCACTCTTTCCAGTCAGATCACGGATTACAACTTCAAGCAGGTCACTGATTTGAATCAGTACACTTATACAATTGAAAAAGACCTGACTCCGAAAATTCTGGGAACCTGGGATATTTACTCTCTGGCACAAGTGAAGGACTCCGGTTTGGATGACACCTACCCGTACCCACCGGAACGTCAGGATATCGTCACGACAGGTCCCAACATTGACTTCGATTTCCGGGATAACCCTTTCAATCCGACTGCGGGCACGTTCACCCGCATTAATGCCGAATATTCAGATCCTGCTTTTGGCGGAACTGAAACCATTAATTACTGGCGTGCCGTGGCCGCAATCACCTTCTATAACAGAATCGGAACGGCTCAAAAGCAACCTATCATCTGGGCCAACAACTTCCGCGGCGGTTACTTAAAGAATCTAAGTGAGATGCCTGACACTTCTACTCGTCAGAATGGTGTGCCTTGGGATAAAAAAGGTTTCAGTTTAGGGGGGATCTCCACGGTTCGTGGCTACGAGGCGGGCTCCGAGTATTTCCCAAACAACAACGATCTGGGAATTGCCGGCACCAATAGAAAGTACTATCTGACGACGGATTCAACCATGGGACTTATCAAATCTGAATTAAGATTCCCGGTGTACGACGCCCTGGGTGGTGCCGTGTTTTATGATGGCGGTATCGTGCAAATTCAGGGCTTGGATATCAACGAACCGTACCGCGCTTCGACCGGTTTCGGCATTCGCTATAACACCCCGGTCGGTCCACTTAGCGTGGATATGGCTTGGAAGTTGAACATGCAGCCTGGCGAGGAGCCGTGGCGCGTACACATCTCAATCGGTACATTCTAA
- a CDS encoding translocation/assembly module TamB domain-containing protein codes for MKRVFWILITPTLAFLILWGLGTWLIIPRLETWALNELQSYSKNLPVDIQAERMRIRVLSTSVALENIRIISKGEITKITEEIRVARARVQLDFFSLLGGRLKLSALVITAPEAKINIDPLIKDDSKPKPLPIDEIFSITEKIPLQKVLIQDAHILVSSEKMGFHVEANNIGILLTNMGRNITAKLDTPALALSLKKVGQFSGSLDTHLYLTRQSLRILQLGVRLDESEVLARGEMTDFKNVTIKPSGVIDLTTKISLADLYEEFHDIKPEAKIPKLSGTLKTEAEVRFNGLQDIQGKADINTESVIVDKFTLGDAHIKGEYKDKGFHFSEVLVSHPAGEAKLNKSELRLNENYDFQSEIKINNLDLQKLFVSLDLANIPVGVQLQGSLPCSGKILPSFQLNCEGGTLTGQNLWVKSENNSKGTEIVNLKDMKVTGKAHMTTSSVSYDTHLQIGSSVGTSDGVVDFDKGFKINYKTKNLDTKDIQNLAHLKMSGQASIEGSTQGNADTATMDLVLNVRNFVFETFTLGNAISNVKLQKGHLIFSEIAGAENRTQYIGDLDINLNNSTLVGTFSAPTADLADIAKIISGIYEFPFSVQGIGAAKASVQGPLNFWKLNYKLDSAFKNVKAGDESFDQLHFNVDATNGNIKTRKVQLLKNNSVADVTGDISSDKILNLMVDAKNWRLEESDIVTQIADNIYGALNVSAEIKNSFSDARVNIKGGLTETVLEDQEVENSNFQMSVDTKAFGGQVNLFGDKVQGSFQYPFEKVSPLRIQMKTNNWTFATLLALIGGANLASEYESSLTATIDLRSESGDLLKSSGKILIDEFGLKRANSSISNNGPIEIAMDNGSVTFKNFILRGPQNSIQIKGNNFTAERLNMDIQARTDLRLLQIFMPFLDDLGGPLRVSAAVSGRLSKPEILGTANLTRSFVKLKGFPHPLERLQANVSFSQSRIIINDLKGNIAGGNMTGDGSVIINGFQDLPVSVRAHLENISLNVPDRVHTSGEADLLFSGKWFPFTLSGTYRVSGGVFERELTEGAGGVSNIQQSAYLPKVLRENQFEPILLDIQVNLEKPLAVKNSMIDGSVSGALAVKGPPTNPILLGKITTEKRSKLIFKDRHFDIQAGNVDFSDPTQINPNLYVTATSRVNEYDVSLFAQGSAKNPVIKLTSVPPLSDQDIVSLIALGVTSQSMATSGQSKALADQAGLEVAGAAFAKEINKPLESTLGLNLSVTSKYDSTRNISIPKITLTRRLTDKMKVSGSRQVGDISGYDVRLEYLLNPNWTAVGSFENKNIYENSTLQNTPVENESIFGLDLEFKREFK; via the coding sequence GTGAAACGCGTCTTTTGGATTTTGATCACTCCAACATTGGCATTCTTGATTTTATGGGGCTTGGGCACCTGGTTGATTATTCCGCGCCTGGAAACCTGGGCTCTGAACGAATTGCAAAGTTATTCCAAAAACCTGCCTGTGGACATTCAAGCTGAGCGCATGCGGATTCGCGTACTGAGCACATCGGTGGCGCTTGAAAATATCCGCATTATTTCAAAAGGCGAAATCACCAAAATCACCGAAGAGATTCGCGTTGCCCGAGCGCGAGTGCAGTTGGATTTCTTCTCGCTGTTAGGCGGCCGTCTTAAGCTTTCCGCTTTGGTGATCACGGCTCCTGAAGCAAAAATCAATATCGATCCCCTGATCAAGGACGATTCCAAGCCAAAACCGCTTCCTATCGATGAGATTTTCTCCATTACGGAAAAAATCCCCCTGCAAAAAGTTTTGATTCAGGACGCACACATCCTGGTGAGCTCTGAAAAAATGGGCTTCCACGTTGAGGCAAACAATATCGGCATTCTTTTGACCAATATGGGCCGCAACATCACAGCCAAGCTGGACACTCCAGCCCTGGCACTGTCGTTGAAAAAAGTCGGGCAGTTTTCCGGCTCACTGGACACTCACCTTTATTTAACCCGACAGTCCTTACGCATTTTGCAATTGGGCGTACGCCTTGATGAATCCGAAGTCCTGGCCCGTGGTGAAATGACTGATTTTAAAAATGTGACCATCAAACCTTCTGGTGTCATCGATTTGACCACAAAGATCTCTCTGGCGGATCTTTACGAAGAATTTCATGACATCAAACCTGAAGCGAAAATTCCAAAACTTTCCGGAACCCTGAAAACAGAGGCCGAAGTTCGCTTCAATGGCCTGCAGGACATCCAAGGCAAAGCCGATATCAACACTGAATCCGTCATCGTGGACAAGTTCACGTTGGGTGACGCGCACATCAAGGGCGAGTACAAAGACAAGGGCTTTCATTTTTCAGAAGTCCTGGTCAGCCATCCGGCGGGCGAAGCGAAGCTTAACAAGTCAGAATTGCGACTGAACGAAAACTACGACTTCCAATCCGAGATCAAAATCAACAATCTGGATCTGCAAAAGCTTTTTGTTTCCCTGGATCTGGCAAACATCCCTGTTGGAGTTCAGCTGCAAGGATCACTTCCCTGCTCCGGAAAAATCCTGCCTTCCTTCCAATTGAATTGCGAAGGCGGAACACTGACAGGACAAAATCTTTGGGTCAAATCTGAAAACAACTCCAAGGGTACAGAAATTGTAAATCTGAAAGACATGAAGGTCACCGGCAAAGCCCACATGACCACGTCCTCTGTCAGCTACGATACCCACCTGCAGATTGGCAGCAGTGTTGGCACCAGCGATGGCGTTGTTGATTTCGATAAGGGTTTTAAGATCAACTATAAAACCAAAAACCTGGACACCAAAGACATCCAAAACCTGGCGCATTTGAAAATGTCAGGCCAGGCCAGCATTGAAGGTTCGACCCAAGGAAACGCCGACACAGCAACGATGGACCTGGTTTTGAATGTTCGAAACTTTGTTTTTGAGACTTTCACTCTGGGCAATGCCATCAGCAACGTGAAACTGCAAAAAGGTCATTTGATATTCTCGGAGATCGCCGGCGCCGAAAACCGCACCCAATATATTGGCGACCTGGATATTAATTTGAACAACAGCACGCTTGTCGGAACATTCAGTGCACCGACGGCTGATTTGGCCGACATCGCAAAAATCATTTCCGGCATCTATGAATTCCCTTTCTCCGTTCAGGGAATTGGCGCAGCCAAAGCCTCTGTTCAAGGGCCTTTGAATTTCTGGAAGCTAAACTACAAGCTGGATTCCGCCTTTAAAAACGTCAAAGCCGGCGACGAAAGCTTTGATCAGCTTCACTTTAACGTGGATGCCACCAACGGAAATATCAAAACTCGCAAAGTTCAACTTCTGAAGAACAACTCCGTCGCCGATGTCACGGGCGATATCAGCTCAGATAAAATTCTGAATCTGATGGTTGACGCCAAAAACTGGAGACTTGAGGAGTCCGATATTGTCACTCAGATCGCTGACAATATTTACGGGGCACTGAATGTTTCTGCTGAAATTAAAAACTCCTTCAGTGATGCACGTGTAAATATCAAGGGCGGCCTGACGGAAACAGTTCTTGAGGATCAAGAGGTTGAAAACTCCAATTTCCAAATGAGTGTCGACACTAAGGCCTTCGGCGGACAGGTAAACCTCTTTGGCGATAAAGTCCAGGGCAGCTTCCAGTATCCATTTGAAAAAGTCTCTCCGCTTAGAATTCAGATGAAGACGAACAACTGGACATTTGCAACCTTGCTGGCCTTGATTGGCGGGGCAAATCTTGCAAGTGAATACGAGTCCTCGTTGACTGCCACCATCGATCTACGCTCCGAATCCGGCGATCTGCTTAAATCATCCGGTAAAATTCTGATCGACGAGTTTGGCCTGAAACGCGCCAACTCCAGTATCTCCAATAATGGGCCTATTGAAATTGCCATGGACAACGGCTCTGTGACATTTAAAAACTTCATCCTTCGTGGGCCGCAAAACTCGATTCAGATCAAAGGCAATAATTTCACAGCAGAACGCTTGAACATGGATATTCAGGCAAGAACAGACTTAAGACTATTGCAGATCTTCATGCCTTTCCTTGATGACCTGGGCGGCCCATTGCGTGTTTCCGCTGCAGTCTCCGGAAGACTTAGTAAACCGGAAATCCTGGGCACCGCGAATCTGACTCGCTCTTTTGTGAAGCTAAAAGGCTTCCCTCACCCGCTCGAAAGACTGCAAGCCAACGTCTCTTTCTCTCAGTCACGCATCATCATCAATGACCTTAAAGGAAACATTGCTGGCGGCAACATGACCGGTGACGGAAGTGTTATCATAAATGGTTTTCAGGACCTGCCGGTTTCTGTGCGCGCTCATTTGGAAAACATCAGTTTGAACGTGCCAGACCGCGTCCACACCAGCGGCGAAGCTGACTTGTTATTTTCTGGAAAATGGTTCCCGTTTACTTTGTCCGGAACCTACCGGGTGTCAGGCGGAGTCTTCGAACGCGAACTGACTGAAGGTGCCGGTGGAGTTTCAAACATTCAACAAAGTGCTTACCTGCCAAAAGTGTTGCGCGAAAATCAATTTGAACCAATCTTGCTGGACATCCAGGTCAACCTGGAAAAACCACTTGCGGTAAAGAACTCCATGATCGACGGATCCGTTTCCGGTGCATTGGCCGTTAAGGGTCCACCCACGAATCCAATTCTACTGGGAAAAATCACCACGGAAAAACGCTCTAAATTGATTTTCAAAGATCGGCACTTTGATATTCAGGCCGGCAACGTTGATTTTTCTGATCCGACTCAGATCAATCCAAACCTTTACGTCACGGCGACTTCCCGTGTGAATGAGTACGACGTGAGCCTTTTCGCCCAGGGCTCGGCGAAAAATCCAGTCATCAAACTGACCAGTGTCCCCCCCCTCTCCGATCAGGACATTGTTTCCTTGATTGCACTTGGTGTGACCTCGCAAAGCATGGCGACATCAGGACAGTCCAAAGCACTTGCTGATCAAGCGGGTCTTGAGGTGGCAGGTGCGGCCTTCGCAAAAGAAATCAACAAACCACTTGAAAGCACACTGGGCTTGAATTTGTCTGTGACTTCCAAATACGACTCCACTCGCAATATCAGTATTCCTAAAATCACCCTGACCCGTCGTTTGACGGACAAAATGAAAGTCTCCGGCAGCCGTCAAGTGGGCGACATTTCAGGTTACGATGTAAGACTGGAATACCTGTTGAATCCAAACTGGACTGCCGTGGGTTCTTTTGAAAATAAAAATATTTACGAGAACAGCACCTTGCAAAACACACCTGTGGAAAACGAAAGTATCTTCGGTCTAGATCTTGAATTTAAGAGGGAGTTCAAATGA
- the efp gene encoding elongation factor P yields MYETSDFRKNLKIMVEGKPYVIVDFQHVKPGKGNQFTRTKLRNMLTGQNLEVTFKSGEKFEVPNVENKEMNFLYKDDTGFNFMSNETYEQIAMSEEDLGESRYYLTEGLKVVVLFYNEKAVAADVPKAVNLLVAQTDPGIKGDRVTGASKPATMETGLVVSVPLHINEGDTLRIDTSTGDYVERVSQR; encoded by the coding sequence ATGTACGAAACGTCGGACTTTAGAAAAAATCTTAAGATTATGGTTGAAGGCAAACCTTACGTGATCGTGGACTTCCAACACGTAAAACCAGGTAAAGGCAACCAATTCACCCGCACAAAATTGAGAAACATGCTGACAGGCCAAAACCTGGAAGTAACATTCAAATCCGGCGAAAAATTCGAAGTTCCAAACGTTGAAAACAAAGAGATGAACTTCCTTTATAAAGACGACACGGGCTTCAACTTCATGTCGAATGAAACTTACGAGCAAATCGCGATGTCCGAAGAAGATCTTGGCGAATCAAGATACTACCTGACTGAAGGTTTGAAAGTTGTGGTTCTATTCTACAATGAAAAAGCCGTTGCTGCAGACGTTCCAAAAGCTGTGAACTTGTTGGTTGCTCAAACAGACCCAGGTATCAAAGGTGACCGTGTTACTGGTGCTTCCAAACCAGCAACTATGGAAACTGGCTTGGTTGTGAGCGTGCCTTTGCACATCAATGAAGGCGATACTTTGCGTATCGATACTTCAACTGGTGACTACGTAGAGCGCGTAAGCCAAAGATAG
- a CDS encoding tetratricopeptide repeat protein, translating into MPKIEASAIEKYQTILAKDPTSQVFAPLAEAYREMGMMKEALQVVTSGVQRHPQFVGGLVTYAKILRDAGQIGRAIEALKKATGLASENILAHQLLAELQLANKNPKEALKAFKMVLFLNPNSQSAQKAVQKLESLTADEYDDEVFSMEKLPQVNLESPPIEQTVPGTKTGAATEVFKPQPVPRNKAFERMLSLIDAFIVRNDLEKAHALLKDTRVEFGDHAEIQRRMKTLQVRYNEPDEPVPLKPLLPREEMVRKKKIETLEMMLRKIEDYRSHI; encoded by the coding sequence ATGCCGAAGATTGAAGCAAGCGCTATCGAAAAATATCAGACTATCCTCGCAAAGGATCCAACTTCCCAGGTGTTTGCACCGCTGGCGGAAGCTTATCGCGAGATGGGGATGATGAAAGAGGCCTTGCAGGTTGTGACTTCTGGCGTTCAACGCCATCCGCAATTTGTCGGAGGATTGGTCACATACGCTAAAATTTTGCGCGACGCAGGCCAAATCGGCCGCGCTATCGAGGCCCTGAAAAAGGCCACAGGCTTGGCTTCGGAGAACATCCTTGCTCATCAACTGCTGGCCGAACTTCAGCTGGCCAACAAGAATCCAAAGGAAGCTCTAAAGGCTTTCAAGATGGTTTTGTTTTTGAATCCCAACTCTCAGTCCGCGCAAAAAGCCGTGCAAAAACTGGAATCTTTGACGGCGGACGAGTATGACGACGAAGTTTTTTCGATGGAAAAACTTCCGCAGGTGAATTTGGAATCTCCCCCGATTGAGCAAACCGTGCCTGGTACAAAAACAGGTGCTGCCACTGAGGTTTTCAAACCCCAACCGGTGCCTAGAAATAAGGCTTTTGAACGCATGCTTTCCCTGATCGATGCCTTTATTGTGCGCAACGATCTGGAAAAGGCCCATGCACTTCTTAAGGACACCCGCGTGGAATTCGGCGACCATGCCGAGATTCAACGCAGAATGAAAACACTGCAGGTCCGTTATAACGAACCTGACGAACCCGTTCCTTTAAAACCTCTCCTTCCGCGCGAGGAGATGGTGCGCAAAAAGAAGATCGAAACCCTCGAGATGATGCTTCGCAAAATCGAAGACTACCGCTCCCATATTTGA
- the ruvC gene encoding crossover junction endodeoxyribonuclease RuvC — protein MSLTILGVDPGSRITGFGVVRINNGKIEHINHGVILLEEDMNFASRMTELGLAFREVMEKYRPHQVVIEKIFMGKNADSAFKLGHVRGVVMYEAGLGKASVAEYATRSVKKGITGNGGSSKEDVQAVLLAMLGIKSINRIDASDALAMACYHAFEMKKNAVLQKAVSI, from the coding sequence ATGAGTTTGACGATTCTTGGGGTTGACCCCGGTTCCCGCATCACAGGTTTTGGCGTGGTTCGCATCAACAATGGCAAAATTGAACACATCAATCACGGTGTTATTTTGCTGGAGGAGGATATGAACTTTGCCTCGCGCATGACTGAACTTGGTTTGGCCTTTCGCGAAGTCATGGAGAAATATCGTCCCCATCAAGTGGTGATCGAGAAAATCTTTATGGGTAAAAATGCCGACAGCGCCTTTAAGCTGGGGCACGTGCGGGGAGTGGTGATGTATGAAGCCGGTTTGGGCAAAGCCTCCGTTGCTGAATACGCCACGAGATCCGTTAAAAAAGGAATCACCGGCAATGGTGGTTCTTCAAAAGAGGATGTGCAGGCTGTTTTGTTGGCCATGCTGGGGATTAAATCCATCAATCGCATCGATGCCTCGGATGCTTTGGCCATGGCTTGCTACCATGCCTTTGAAATGAAAAAGAACGCAGTTTTACAAAAAGCGGTGAGTATATGA
- the ruvA gene encoding Holliday junction branch migration protein RuvA has translation MIGYLRGKIIEVLGDSALIDVQGVGYEVFASSNTLGDFTTLLGKDIIVWIHTHVREDALTLFGFHDKEEKNLFLSLLKVNGVGPKMALSILSGGRPVQIQEMIEAGNAKALSGLPKVGKKTAEQIILTLKGKLVSIDEGSKIKSESLTQITSALLNLGYKSQLVDQFVATLPMTVSVEEGVRKGFQTLSGSLS, from the coding sequence ATGATCGGTTATTTGCGCGGAAAAATTATCGAAGTCCTGGGTGATTCAGCCCTGATTGATGTGCAAGGTGTGGGCTATGAGGTTTTTGCCTCCTCGAACACATTGGGTGACTTCACAACTTTGCTGGGCAAAGACATCATCGTCTGGATTCATACCCATGTACGCGAAGATGCCCTGACACTTTTTGGTTTTCACGACAAAGAGGAAAAGAATCTGTTTCTTTCACTTCTAAAAGTGAATGGTGTCGGTCCAAAAATGGCCTTGAGTATCTTGTCGGGTGGTCGTCCTGTGCAAATTCAGGAAATGATCGAGGCTGGAAATGCCAAGGCACTTTCCGGGTTGCCTAAAGTGGGTAAGAAAACTGCAGAGCAAATCATCCTGACTCTTAAAGGAAAACTTGTTTCAATCGACGAGGGTAGCAAGATCAAGTCAGAGTCTTTGACACAAATTACGTCGGCGCTTTTGAATCTTGGATATAAATCTCAACTGGTGGATCAATTCGTGGCGACTTTGCCGATGACAGTTTCTGTCGAAGAGGGCGTGCGTAAAGGATTCCAAACATTGTCAGGTAGCTTGTCATGA
- the ruvB gene encoding Holliday junction branch migration DNA helicase RuvB, producing the protein MSRIIEGSIMENDSSDFSGAVAGGEKAWENELRPQDFSEFSGQDIVKDKIKVFVAAAKIRKEPLDHVLLSGPPGLGKTTLAQIIANDMGSDIKMTSAPAIDKKGDLAAILTSLKPNSVLFIDEIHRLSRHVEEYLYTAMEDYYIDIVTGDGLGARSMKFQLAPFTLVGATTRAGLLNPPFRDRFGIVERLQFYDKAALQKILIRSAAKLNVEIDSEGAEEVARRARGTPRIANRLLKRVRDYAQVKGNGVVTREIAIYALDQLGVDHHGLDLMDRRILSLIQEKYNGGPVGIDTIAAALSEERDTLEEVYEPFLIQEGFIQKTQRGRVITEFAKNAVLEMIQK; encoded by the coding sequence ATGAGTCGTATTATTGAAGGCAGCATTATGGAAAACGACAGCTCTGATTTTAGTGGAGCTGTGGCTGGTGGTGAAAAGGCCTGGGAAAATGAATTGCGTCCCCAGGATTTCAGCGAGTTTTCGGGTCAGGACATCGTAAAAGATAAAATCAAAGTCTTCGTGGCAGCAGCAAAAATCCGCAAGGAGCCACTGGATCACGTTTTGCTCTCGGGTCCTCCGGGCTTGGGGAAAACCACGCTCGCGCAAATCATCGCCAATGACATGGGCTCTGATATCAAAATGACGTCGGCTCCGGCGATTGATAAAAAGGGTGATCTTGCCGCAATTTTAACATCGCTAAAACCCAACTCTGTTCTATTCATCGATGAAATCCATCGTCTGAGTCGCCATGTTGAAGAGTATCTGTATACCGCAATGGAAGACTATTACATCGACATCGTAACTGGTGATGGCTTGGGTGCACGTTCGATGAAATTTCAATTGGCGCCATTTACGCTGGTAGGGGCGACAACACGAGCTGGACTTTTAAATCCTCCATTTCGTGATCGTTTTGGGATTGTTGAGAGACTTCAGTTTTATGACAAAGCGGCTCTTCAAAAAATCTTGATCAGATCTGCTGCCAAACTCAATGTGGAGATTGACAGTGAAGGAGCTGAGGAAGTGGCTCGTCGTGCGCGCGGAACGCCTCGTATTGCGAATAGATTGTTAAAGCGTGTTCGTGATTATGCACAAGTTAAAGGTAATGGCGTCGTCACTCGAGAAATTGCGATATATGCTCTAGATCAGCTGGGTGTGGATCATCATGGTCTCGATTTGATGGACCGTCGTATTTTGAGTCTAATTCAAGAAAAGTATAACGGTGGGCCTGTCGGAATTGATACTATAGCAGCTGCGCTCAGTGAGGAGCGTGACACTCTTGAGGAAGTCTATGAGCCGTTCCTGATCCAGGAGGGATTCATTCAGAAAACTCAGCGCGGTCGCGTGATCACCGAGTTCGCAAAGAACGCAGTATTAGAAATGATCCAAAAATGA